A part of Desulfobacter sp. genomic DNA contains:
- a CDS encoding acyl-CoA dehydrogenase family protein, translating into MDFDLTKEQEMIRKEVRKFAQKEIAPIAAELDENEEFSEALTRKMGEIGLFGMFVSEEYEGQAMDYISYIIAVEEIARIDGSQAATIAAGNSLGIGPLFYFGTEAQKKKYLPKLCAGEGLWGFGLTEPTAGSDAGGSKTTAVLDGDEWVINGSKIFITNAACDMTMGVTVQAVTGERENGKPEYSCILVEAGTPGFKAVPMHKKMMWRASNTAELYFDNVRVPKENILGNKGDGFHQMLATLDGGRLSIGAMGLGGAQGAFDLALKYAREREQFGQPISKFQAVAFKLADCAMEIECARNLLYKACWLKSNHKPYEKEAAMGKLYCSEVMSRVADHAVQIHGGYGLMKEYNVERFYRDQKLLEIGEGTSEVQRLVISRYIGC; encoded by the coding sequence GTGGATTTTGACCTTACCAAAGAACAGGAAATGATCCGTAAAGAAGTCAGAAAGTTTGCCCAGAAGGAAATCGCCCCCATCGCTGCAGAGCTTGACGAAAACGAGGAATTTTCCGAAGCGCTGACCCGGAAGATGGGTGAAATCGGTTTGTTCGGCATGTTTGTTTCAGAGGAATATGAGGGACAGGCAATGGATTATATTTCCTATATCATTGCCGTGGAGGAAATCGCCAGGATTGACGGTTCCCAGGCAGCAACCATTGCCGCTGGCAATTCCCTGGGGATTGGCCCCCTGTTCTACTTCGGCACCGAGGCGCAGAAGAAAAAATACCTGCCCAAACTCTGTGCCGGGGAGGGCCTGTGGGGTTTCGGCCTCACCGAACCCACGGCCGGTTCCGATGCCGGGGGCTCGAAAACCACGGCAGTCCTGGACGGGGACGAATGGGTGATCAACGGGTCCAAGATTTTTATCACCAACGCGGCCTGCGATATGACCATGGGCGTCACGGTGCAGGCGGTGACAGGGGAACGGGAAAACGGGAAACCGGAATACTCCTGTATCCTGGTGGAAGCCGGCACACCGGGGTTCAAAGCCGTTCCCATGCATAAAAAAATGATGTGGCGGGCCTCCAACACGGCGGAACTATACTTTGACAATGTGCGGGTGCCCAAGGAGAATATCCTGGGCAACAAGGGAGACGGCTTCCACCAGATGCTGGCCACCCTGGACGGCGGGCGGCTGTCCATCGGCGCCATGGGATTGGGGGGCGCCCAGGGCGCCTTTGACCTGGCCCTGAAATATGCCAGGGAAAGGGAACAATTCGGTCAGCCCATTTCCAAATTCCAGGCCGTGGCCTTCAAGCTGGCCGACTGCGCCATGGAGATCGAATGCGCCCGGAATCTGCTCTACAAGGCCTGCTGGCTCAAGTCCAACCACAAACCCTATGAAAAGGAAGCGGCCATGGGCAAACTCTACTGCTCCGAGGTCATGAGCCGGGTGGCGGACCATGCCGTACAGATCCACGGGGGCTACGGGCTGATGAAAGAGTATAATGTGGAACGCTTTTACAGGGATCAGAAGCTGCTGGAAATCGGGGAAGGCACCTCTGAAGTCCAGCGCCTGGTCATTTCAAGATATATAGGATGTTAG